A stretch of DNA from Ammospiza nelsoni isolate bAmmNel1 chromosome 10, bAmmNel1.pri, whole genome shotgun sequence:
atgcagcagggagctgagcaaAGCAGCTCAAGTATGTGAACTCCAGCAAAAGTCCCTGTAGTGTTTTCTGGATAGCAGCCTTGCAGTAATTTCAAGTGAAGATTATTGAAACCTGGCTTTTAGGAACTGtgttccagcagcagaagcagctcttGCGTCAAAATAAAAGCTGCCCTTATGTCTGGGACAGAAATCCTGTGACCCAGTGCCTGTTCTGACTGAGATAGGGGCTTCTCTCATCCCACACACAGGACTAAATTTAATGGGGAGGAATTATTTACTAGCTCAGCAGCAGTTACCTGACTACTTGCTTTCACTGCAACATCCTCAGGCTGGGTCAGAACTCCTCTGAGCAAACAGATACTACCACACCATGAACATCTGCTGCCAGGATGGCAGCATGCAGCCAGGACATCCAGAGTGCAGAGCTACACCATGACCACCCAACACCATGGCACTGTAACTTCCtaagctgctttccagcagggaCCCAGAAATTATGACTACAAACTCTGCGTTCTACCAGCAGCAGACTGGGCTGGAAACTCAAAGGATGCAGTGTGAAGCAGCATCCTTCAGTTCCCAGGCCATCAGCAAGAGAAGGGACTGAACATGAGTGACAGACCCTATTTCACTAGAGTCAGCTGCAAATCACATCCCTTCTCCCTGTGCACAGCTCatggccctgctcagcagctcatTTCCAGAAGCTCTGCTCAGAATTAATGCCCAAACACCAGCTCCACATGCCTACAGAGAAATCTCCGTTTTGCTAGGACTTgggttttcctttgtttttttcccctaaaaggCATATTTGAAATGGTGAGAGACAGTCATAACTCCAGTTCTGCTCCAGTTTCCCCCAGtaggaagcagagcaggaagacTTGTGCATTAGGACACCTGAGAGTTTTCTCTAGCAGATGCTAAAGATAAGCAGCTACttttggttaaaaaaagaaaaaaagggttCTCCAAGGGGGTAGAGTGGGCCTGAATGAGTCCTGAGAAGTGCTAGAGAAAAACAGGGAATGCTGGAAGCAGAGGCAGCCCCACCAGGAGGTGCTGGCATAGGGATGAGGGTTCCAGCAAAAGCTGTGCTAAACACAGAAGAGGCATTCCTGAAACTCCACCATCATATTAACCTATTAATTTATACAGCATCTCTGTACAAAAATAGAAGGGTTCTAATAAGATTaacaatattaaataaatatttaatagaaaaagTCTTTGGCCGAGTTCATAGCTCATCCTTTGGGTTGATGTTCATTTCACTGGGTCCTAGATGTTCCTGGTCCAACATTGCAATCACTTCGTCTGCCTGGATTCGTTCCTGcaagaggggaagggaagaaatggTAACACAGAGCTTCAGTGCCTGCTCCAGCTAATTCAGTGAGGCTCAGGCTGCTGGGAGGACACACAGCAAGGATTTTATCCCAGAACCAGCAGTGTGGGTGAGAGGATGGGGGAGAGCCTGGGACTCAAGCTGGGGATTTGCTGGGCAAAATTAATCAAACCCCTTTCCACCTCAATGCCTgattccctcctccctgcagggctgcagtggtTGGGGCAGAGCTGATGTTCTGTGGTTCCCTGATCACACTTCACTagcagccactgccacagcacaccctcctcctgtcccctctgcttGTTGATTTCCAGATCCTCAGGCAGGGCTGATCTCCCACCATACAGGCACTAAGCCTGGAGGAATTTCTGCTAATGCAAAAAACCTGAGAGACACTGATTTACATGTCTGAAAATAAGCTTTTCCCCAAACCTCACAGCCCACCTCCATCACAAGGCAGAGGAATGAGGGTTTTGCATTCTCCTTGCATTTAGTTTTGCTCGGTCTTGTATCTTTCATTTTTACAGAGCAGAATTGCTACCAAAGGGAGGCAGGGACCGGTACAGCAGCCTTTTAAAACAGAATGTGGAAGGTGCCTGGTGAAAAGCATCACGGCCCAGATCTTCCAAGGCATCTTGGGTGTCCAGAGCCATGGATTTCAAGTTGCTGAAGTGCTTATGGGAGGACTTAGCAGCAGGACTCACCCAGCACTCAGAGCTGTGGATGGCTTTGCAGGAGTTCCCCATCCATCAGGCTGCTGCCACTAGGTGTCAGAAATTGCCTTTCCACACCCCACTCAGCactccagcccagcactgcacccCACGGGCCAAGGGCAATACGTGCCCAGGACCAGGACTGGCAGGAAAAACCTGCCCTGGGGCCACCAGCTCCTCTCATGagagtgctgctgtgggggctGTAATGGGAGGAAAACAGATCTACTGGGACTAGAGAAAATAAGGTGGTCCTGGCTTCTGTGGGACGCTGGGTATGCCCCAACTCCCCTCACACAGGATGGAGGGACTCACCAGCTCTCTGTAGAGAGGGTCCAAGGTGAACCAGAGAGCCACAGCGCAGCGCTGGCCCTTGGTGACCGCCTTCACCCCGTGGGGGTTCTCGCCGCCCGACGAGAAGCTGATCATCCTCCCACACTTGGGCTTGATGGAGGCCTGCAGGGAAACAGCACAACAGGCTGGCAAGGGGCTGCACATGCTGGCCTGGCTGGGCTCACCACGCTCCAGGGCTTGGGACATTACTGGGCATCCCTCTGCTTCACCCCAGGACCTGGTGAGCTGCTTGGGGGGacatgcagagctctgggcatgGCTGGCAAAATGTGTGGGGTAAATAGGGAGCTGTGAAGCTTGCTCCTGCAGTGCAGACATCGTGCAGAAAGGACACAATGGCATGGAGTCTCTGGAAAGCCTACAGGTGACCACCTAGAGCACAATggggccatggcagggaggtcCAGGATAAGCCTGGCATGGCTGTCAAAtacctctttctttcttctcttggCAAGAGTCCACAAGAGTCCTGCAGGACTTTGGGAGGAGAACTGCCAACCAAACCAACCCTCAGGCACTTAAGTAGACACAATCTACcctccagcttctccagagACCCCAGCATAGTGCCCAGACCTCTGTCCAACCATAAAGTGGGTGCCCAGCTTCCTTAATGGCCCCGAACAGAGGTGAGGGCTCATGCCTGAGCCACATCCCTCTCAGGATCTGATATCCACCACTGTGACCCACTCTGGAACAAGAGCCCTTCATCTGTGTGGAGACACCACCTCATGTTTGACCACGAGATGGGGTGGCAGCTCAGCAATCCTCCAGGCCAGGGACAACTACCAGCCATCCCTCTGCCTGCACTGGGGGTGGGGAGAACCCCTAATCCACAGGTTTACTGCTTGGCATGGCCTCTAGGGAGGGAGCAGATGGTCTGTGCACCTCTGCAGCTGGATTTTGTATGGGCTGTTTGCAAGGTAGGAGCCacaggctgcctggggaagcccagagccctgagcatGGACTGATGAGGAACAGCTTTTGGCCCACAGCACCAACTCACTGTCACAGTTTTGGCGTCCATCTCGGTGAAAATGAACTCGCCACCTTCAAAATCTGCGTTCATGTACAGGAGGGCACTGGGGAAGGAAGTGGGAAACCCCAGTTaggggagcactggggaggTCTCAAGGCTGACCCCCACCTCCTGGACAGATCCCACAGTGCTCCACGgtggggacagccagagggagAGAAGTTCCTAGGAAGATTCCTTCCTACCTGTAATCCCGAAAGGTGTAGGCAGGAGGTTCCTTCCAGCACTCGTTGGCTTCAGGGTCCAAGAGGCAATTGTCAGCATGGATGGGATGGCTCAGATCATTCCTGCGCTCCTGCTGGCCTAGGCAGGGCCATGTGGAggaggggggaaggagaagggatggATGAGATGGGAATGCCATGCTCTGTGGGGTCCCATCATGGGGTGGGAGCCTACCCTGACCCCACTCCAGGTGGTGTTCACAGgtgagaggaggaaaggaatgGCTGGGGAGAAAAGGCAACATCTGAGGACTCAGatctgcacagctctgcctttttctgACTGCAGGGAAGTGAAatggagagctggggctgaggtggaaaggagaagggacagacaagagaaaagggaggagaaaataGAAGAGTTGCGGATATGAAAACCAAGAGACAtcccagaaattatttttctgagggacagcagtgtccactttttgctgctgtgggatgctgacTTTGCCCAGCCTTGGCCACCCATTTAAGCATTAAGCacaacagagctgctctgagctcatgAAGCCCCCCTGGAGGGCTGAAGCCCTCCcaagctccctgctcctcaccagaGAGGGCGGTGCGGCACACCAGGTGTGTGTAGGAGAAGTAGAGCGTGGAGTTGAGCTGGAAATAGGACTGGACGATCCTGCGAGCCTTCTCACTGATGTCATAGAACAGCCGGGCACTCTTCAGGGGGACACGGCCCTCGTAGCCATACTGGGcaaggagaggggcagggagaggtcAGTGTCATGTGCAGACTGGGAGGGAGGGCatgggagaagaggaaaaggaggagggagctgtACCTTGAGGGCTTTGAGGACAGTGGCTCCTTCAAATCTCTCATTCGGGGTGTGGGGGGAGGTTTTGCCCCTGTAACCATCTCCAGCCAACATGATCCCCTGGAAAACAGGAATACAGATGAGGGGTGAACTGGTGTGTCAGGAGAGAGGGATCTGCAATGGAAGCACATGGCACCCTCTTCCCCAAATCCTCCAGGGCTGCATTCACTGGGCCAGGTGAGTTGGGGTGGAAaggtgctgcagctctctgtgagCACAGATGCAGGATATCAACCACCACCTCCCAACTGGGGATGTTCAGCCACCCTCAGTGCCTTGCCAAGCTCAGTTAATGGTGAATGAGAAGGCTCACCCAGACTTGTGGATGAGCATCCTTTGGGTTATTATAACATGGGGAAGGAGCTCTTTCTGCAcaggctgtgtcctgcagcccaggacggagcagcagctcccatgcTGCAGTTATGGGTGTGCACTGGGGACAAGCATCCACCTGCTCTCCACAGGCACCCTGCCATCAGCTGTAACACTCAGCAAGGCATGAGTCCATGGTCTCCAGGGGCTGATCACACATTCAGGTGTCACACTGAGCCCAGGGACATTGCCCACTCACACTGGCCACCCTGTGCAGCTCCCGGCACTGCTCCTCCGAGATGACGTTATCCAGCAGCACTCGCTGGGTGCCATTCAGCTGCTGAGAGTTGTAGACAAACTTCACATCGCTGTAGAGAAGAGGGCCCCCTGAGGAGAGACACAAAACCATCCTGCTGAACATGCCCTGGCCTTGTGGACATCTTGTACAGAGCCTGGAGGCCAGCTGAAGTCACCCAGGTGTGCTGACAGGCAAAGAGCTCCGCAGCAGAGAACAGAGTGTTATTGTAAATCAAAGGTGACTCTGAcgaaggggagagaaaatgatgatgcatctgactccatcatcagaaagctaattaattactttattatactacaCTATATACAtttcatctaaactgaatctgccgTGCACTCACCCTTGCTCACAACAGCACAGAACAGCACTCCTCTCTCATTCTCCCATGACTGTCCCGTGACAGTCTGACACACATACACCTagccctgataggccaagggaACAAAACATGCTCACTTTGGGTAAataatctccatattgcattctactttagCTCAACACAGGCATACCAAGcgagataagaattgtgttttccttcttctctgctcgtctcacagcttctctctttTCAGAGGGCATGTGATTACTACAGAGTGTGGCCTCCCATCAGtcacaaaagaaacagaagcaatGGGCACACAAGAAGATGAAATCAATTTGATATAGGAGCATCAGCATTTTCTACCTTCTCAACAGCTACCTTGCAAATGCAggggccacagcctggaaaCACCAAGCCCTAGTGGGACAGAGGGAGAGACAGGGACAGTGGCTAATGgctctccagcccagctgtcaACGCCCAAGTAGATTCCCACTGCATTTTGTGCTGTGTGGATGCTGCTGGCTTGGCATGCAAAGCCACCCTCTGCAGTTGTCATCAGTGTTTTTTGTCTGCCATACACAGAGAAAGCCTCACATGGTGCTGAGCTTGCAGCAAGCATTGCTCTCCTCCaagaggagggcagggagtggGTGAGCCAGAGGACTCTCGGGATAATCCTCCTCCACTGAGGCaaaggagctggcagggctgtccctgccatccctcaCATCCTGCCTCTGAGCTGCCTCCCTCTGCTGCACGCTTTTAACAAGAGGTTTCAATCCATCCCCATCAAATCTGACTGATCCAAAAACCAGAGCAAGGCCCCTAAACCACCGTCTTTTGAGCCTCTTCCACACATCtcctcaaagaaagaaaaggaatgaaatggTAACAATAAAAGCCTAAACCAGATGtctctccaggaaaaaaatgaaatatatctaaactgtgaagaaaattatttgttgtCACAGACAAGCAACAAAATAGAGGAAACAGAGCTGCAGAGTTCCTTCCCACCATGTGGCATATGGAAACTTCTCTGTGACAATGCTTTTGTAACTTCTACTTTTCCTGTCTATTGAGTCAAAACTGTGTTCTTGGCAGGTCTCCTTGGCCTATGGAAGACACGTAAACCCCACAAGCCCTGTCATTAGCTCACAGCTTTATTTCTGAAGAGTTAAGTTtcttggaaatggaaaatatggGATGTTTCTGGTGTTCACTGTGCTGATTTTGTTGCCTGATAATCACACTTCTTGCAAATGCAGCTGGATCAGAATCAGAATTCTCAAATCCAAGCTCCTGGCATGCTCCAACACAGGGCTGAGTTCTCCAGCTCAGCTGTTCTTCCCCAGCCATAAGCACATGAGGAATGAACATGGAAGTTATTGCTCAACACTTCCAACATTTCTCCCGGTTCCTCCCAGGGAACAAatggggcagctctgtgccatgggCACGGAACCCTTGCCCCACACTGACAGTGtgctcccacctgctttccttgcctctgcctgctctgagcaccAGCACAGACAGACCTATGTCTGTGCTCTGTGAAAAACACCCCAGAGAAACTGAGGAATTCTTTGGACTTTTGGGAGAGAAGGAATTGGCAGAAAGGAGGAAGCGGGGAAGGGTAGAAGTATAGAAGAGTACAAAATTAGAAtgacttttctcttttggccttttctttttccaagtaaaaagagagaaagaaaacaaaaaacaaccaaaaaaggCAGTATCTGGATGGACAAAAATCCCAGTTCCTTTTTGATTGATTCCGTTTTCTTTGTAAACAAAAACATTCTGCAAGTAAACCAGAATAAGAGCatagaaaggaataaaaacagaaagaaggaCTCTGAAATTACTGGGTTATAAACAGCAAACAGGCCAACAAATATAATTCAACCAGCTCTTGGCTTAAGCAAGATCTTTGGTATCTTCCTGTGGTATTTGTCTATTTTATGTACAGCTAGAGAAGGGATAACAACACTCTGAGCACAACACTGAGCAGCTGGACACAACTTGGGTTGGGGAAAGCTGTGAAAGTCCCCAAAAAGAGCTACCACCCATTGCATTACAGTGAGGTTTAAttgcctgctgctgtggagctggcTCACTAGAGACACAAGACATCTCCTGGCTTGAGACCCCGTTGTTTTGCAGCAAGGATTCTGCTTTGGTGCTTGGCTACAATATTGTTTTTCAAAATTGttaaggggaaaaatcctatCTTTAGTAGATGTTATGGTATTTTCTGTGGCTGCCGAAAATGTGCTGAAATCAGATGAAATGTCTGCTGACAGGCTTATAAACAAAGTGATTTCATGTGAGCTAAGACATGAAATCATAAGCTTAGTCTGCAAAGAGAAGTGATTGCTAGTATGGTGAGATCCAGCACATTGAGCAAAGCatgaggctgctcccagcacccatCCTCTGTCCAGCAGCCTGGACATCAGGGAACACACTGATCTCAAAAGCACTGGGATAGAAGACTACTGTTTGCTGGTTTGCTTTCCCCATGGTGAGGAAGACCCGGCTTCCCAGCTCCACATCTCAGGGCTCTGTACTGAGTAGCCCAGCAGGTGGAAAAACAAgtccaaggacacagcagtgccctgggatCCACAGAAATGCTGTGGCAGCACTGAAGACTTGTCTGTCTCTTAAACAAAACTTGAACTCCCTTAAATAGGAGTAGCCCTCACTACCCAGTGGCCAGCCTTTGCAGTCTGCAGTCTCtagcaacaggaaaaaaaatcccagttttgtCGAGACATGTTCAACAGCCTTACCCTCCTTCAGCTCTCGATCTGGCTTTGGCATGGGTTTCTTTGTCAGGGACAGCCGGGGCCCATCCTCGGGTTCACTGCTGATGCTTGATGGGACACTGAGgagcaaaagagaaaaggaacatcATGACTTTGGCCACAAGTTCTTCAACTTGCATTTTTGCTTCCTTTGGAAACAATACACAAAAACTCCAAGCAAATCAGTACTTTGTACAAATGTCACAGCCATACAAGCTGAAGCCCTGTCCTATGGCAAACATTGCTGTTCTGGTAATGAGAGCAACAGCTTCCACCAACAAAGCACAGACACCAACAAATCTGACCAGCACAACTTGGCTCAGCAATCAAGTTCCCTCTAGATCATTGCTGGTTTTGAGGCACTCAGTTAAAATAAGGTTCTTGTGGGAATGTTTGCAATGGCAAGGGGCAGAGGGCCCTAATTCAACCAGGATGGTGTGCTGGGTGGATGGGCAGTACCCCTGAGTGGCAGGCTGGTACGCCACCACGATCCCACCATGGGGAATGGtgaagctgcagctcagctgtggctcACCTGTGCTCATCCTGGCGGGCGCCGTACCTGTTCCAGTAGTTCTGTGGGAAAAGAGAGGACAAACTTCTTAATCTAATGCTCCAGCCAAAGCCAGGGATTACCTGCTCTGCCTGACTCCCAGGGACATCAACCATCCTCTCTGGCTCCATCCCACATAACTTTGGGCAATGGCCTGAGTTCACCAGATTGAAAATGTGGATGAGGCTGTATGCGCCTCTCCTTCACCCCAGGAATGCCTCCTTTGCTTTGCCATCCCTGTTTTCTTACAGGGAACAAACCAGGCCAAGACCCAGCTCCTGAGTCACCCACAGAGGTCTGGATTGacgggagaggggcaggggcagctgtcctagagctgtgagctgctggcccagcacaggcaggcgTTACCGGCTCCGTGTAGGCGAATCCCAGCCCGGCCGCTGCCACCCGCAGGAGGTGGGACTCCAGCTTGTGCCGCCGCAGCAGCGCTCTGGCCTCCTGCAAAGAGAACAAAAACACGAGCAGATGCACATGGCCAGCTTCTGCAGGACAGTGCAATGCCCCTCTGCTTCACAGGGGTTTGGTTTCCATGCAATGCTGCTGGTTTCTTTAGGTTGACGGATGCTTGGGCCAACCCGAGGCACAAGGCTGAGCCACTCAATACATGACAGAAGCCTGAATCCCCAAAATTAGTGAGCCTGAATCCCCAAAACACATGTCCAAAGCTGGCAGAAATTCCTGAACACCTTGGTGAGCCTTGAAATATCTGGGCAAAAGGCTGGCCAGAGAAACCCCAGCTGCAGAATGAGGTCAAGTTCAGGCTGGTGGGGCAGGgaccctggctgggctgtgcctcagtTCCCGCCATGGAGCCCATGGCCTGGCCCTGGGATGCACTCAGAGTGCTTGGATAGGGGGCAAAGCTTAGGCAGCTGGAAATTGTCGATCAGAGGGCtttattttgaatgaaaaatcTGCAAACACTGGTATTTTTCCTAGAAAACTATTgtgcaaagcaaaaataaatttattttttttaacagaaaacttCCAAACACTCTAAACTATTAAATTTTTTTGCCAACTTCagagttttttttcctagattcATTTTGTGatggaaaagaacatttttttcttgttttccttttcataattttacttttattttttagtacTTTATCAAATTCACCCTGATTTGCCTGGATGTCAAGGAATTCccaaaggaatggaaaaaacaGTTCCTGCCAACACTCTGTTTATGGTGCGAGAGAAAtgactgggatgggatgggatgggatgggatgggatgggatgggatgggatgggatgggatgggatgggatgggatgggatgggatgggatgggaggaaTTTCTGTATGGTGAGgaaggcagccccagggccagagATAAGGGCTGCCTAGACTGGAGAGGAAGCCTGTTCTGCTGGGGGATGGAACACACACTGTTTGGTTACTTGACCCCAGCCTAACCCTGTGATAGCAGAGCTACTGTCTGCAGAACAGGCTGAGCCCTGAACTCCAAGCTAAGAGATTTGAGAGTAATGCTGGGATCCCATCCTCCCCTGGGAAATTTTTCCTAGCCCTGTCTGAAGAGATGCTGCCCTTTGCTTGGAGTTTCATTGCATTCCTCCTCCATGTATCCTCCAGAGCACTGGGCAAGAGGAGGGTTTACACTGTTGGTCACTGCCCTCCCTGGCCTTGCTCAGGCTTTACTAGGCTGAATTCCCCATTTAAAGAAAATCCTGTCCACGAGCTTCTCCCCTACACCAGTGACTCTGAACTTGCACGCTGAAAATCACCACCTCAGCATCACCAGCGAGCCCAGGacttctgcttctctttttaaaGTGGTCCCACCGGGGCAAAGCTGCCAGGCTGCTTTAATTTCCACcacattttttttgttaaaatctCCCACCAAGAGCTCTGAGGTGTCACTCAGTCTCACCTTTCTGGGTTTGATGGTGGCTGGATCCACTGTGCCTTCCAAGAGACCCTCGTAATAACCTGCATTCTCCAGGACATCTTCATCGTCCGGGTGGAACAGCAGGTAGGACTTGGCACACTCCAGGGCTTTCACATAGTCACCAACTGGGGGGAACAAACAGTGGTCAGGGGagcacaggagggcacagggggctcacacagagcccaggaggggactctgcagggagggaagcacagcctgagctccccctcagctgaagcagcagcccaggacTTCATGGGCTTCTTTTGATGCCTCTTTGTCTTAACCACTTCACcagcagggaaactgaggcacagaaacaAGACTTTTCTACCATCACACACAGACCAGATGGTGTCCCAATTACATCCAGATGGATGGGCAGGATGTGGACACTGTCTGGCATCAAACTGCCTCTGATCTGTGCAGCATCTCTCAGGGCCCAGGGGTTTTCACCTACCACAGCAAACCTCTAACCGGGCAGAGGAATAAAGAAGCCTGTACACCACACATGAACTGACTCCTTCTGCTTTCTTCCTGTTGTGATGATGAATCTTTATGTTTTAATAGAAATTTTGAAACCCTTGCACAGTTTGCCCTTTCCAATAAAAAGTTATTAGCAAAAGCCTGAGAGAGCAGATGtctattttcttttatgtaACAAAACATAATAAAATAGCCCACAGAACCACACAACTGGCATGATATTTTAGCACTGCCAACCCCTGACATTTTGCCATGCTGCCAACTCCTGCAACTTCGCTGCGAATCCTAAAATATTTGGTAATTGTCAAAAATTGGCATCTAGGGATAAGCTTGAGCTAAGTCATATGTCTGTTATATATTAATTTAGAAAATGTATCAgttcatttcagaaaatgtgaaacaTATGAATCCGAAggattttaatattaaaaggCAAATGAAATGACCCTAAAAAACCACGATTTATATAAAGAAAAGTAATGTTTAAGCTAAAGGTTGGGCTTTTAAAACCTGACTGATCATCTAAAACACCTTCATAAAATTACTTCACTGTATTTTAGTCAACCTGACTTTTGAAGAGACCATTTCCAGTGTCCTTTGCTTCTCTTTCAGACCGTGCCTCTGCGTCACTGTAGTGTGGGCACTGGGGGAAATAGCCTTATTCCCATATGGAAGAACTTGCACCGAATGAGCAGaactcagcagtgctgtgagggaCAGGACTTTACCTCTGTAATAGGCAAACTGCAGGTAGTCGTAGTGGAGGGGCAGGAAGTTCTCGATGGGCGAGATGCGGCCCGAGCGCGTGGCCAGCTCCCGGACACAGTCGTGCTTGCAGGCCAGCACCTGCAGGTAGTGATCTGCCACGAAAGagggagagctgctctgagctgaggGGATGGTGACAGTGCCCAGACAAGGACAGACAGAGGTTCAAACTCCTCAGCTGAG
This window harbors:
- the P3H2 gene encoding prolyl 3-hydroxylase 2, with the protein product MAPGSRRGGARLLPLLLPLLLPLLLPLLLLPAAGGGCAAEGGPLEPFDALYASGVEAYYGGDFAGAARCLERALRSRRELRAARLRCRRLCRAQVRLEEPGPGAGGDLRFFGSVLRRAECVRRCEEPRLGAVSRHRAAEEVRADFQRRVPYSYLQRAYIQLNKLEEAANAAHTFFMANPEHMEIQQDLENYKTMSGKATLIDQEARQHMEDYSVGVRHYDREEYELAIELLERALQGYYSEDEDCQLMCEGPQRFEEHEHLDYKAGLYEAIADHYLQVLACKHDCVRELATRSGRISPIENFLPLHYDYLQFAYYRVGDYVKALECAKSYLLFHPDDEDVLENAGYYEGLLEGTVDPATIKPRKEARALLRRHKLESHLLRVAAAGLGFAYTEPNYWNRYGARQDEHSVPSSISSEPEDGPRLSLTKKPMPKPDRELKEGGPLLYSDVKFVYNSQQLNGTQRVLLDNVISEEQCRELHRVASGIMLAGDGYRGKTSPHTPNERFEGATVLKALKYGYEGRVPLKSARLFYDISEKARRIVQSYFQLNSTLYFSYTHLVCRTALSGQQERRNDLSHPIHADNCLLDPEANECWKEPPAYTFRDYSALLYMNADFEGGEFIFTEMDAKTVTASIKPKCGRMISFSSGGENPHGVKAVTKGQRCAVALWFTLDPLYRELERIQADEVIAMLDQEHLGPSEMNINPKDEL